The genomic stretch GCAGCTCCAGTGAGATAAGGTCTTATTTCTTCAAGCACCTAAAGGAGAAGTTACCAAAATTAGTCATTTTGAATACATCAAATCAACACTCATGCTATTCTTGATTACAAAAATCCAAAACTCTTGGTGCGAACCCAGCAGAACATTGATATTCTTCATATTTTCATGCTATTAAAAGTAAACCATGTAATGAATCTTGTAGTCAAAAATAACACCCTTCCTGAACTCATTGGAACAAGCACTACAGCAAATCTTAGAGAAAAATCAtccatatttcaaaattttataaattggtATTCCACCAACCAGGGATACAGGACGGCATCTACCTTCCAAAATTCTAGCACATAACAACCAAACAATCTATCTATGCTgcagaaaaatatataaatcacCAGTTAAGCACAACAAAGAGTAGAACATCTTCAGAGTTCAGATTGCAATATATAGAATGACTTACTAATTTCATTAAGCACcaatataattatttgaaatgttCACCTATGTGAGACCTGAGTTAGTTGACATGGGCAGTACAGGAGGGCCTACAGGCCGAAACCAACTGACACAATATTAGAATGGTTTTCAGCTCAAATCTTGCATCATACTTTTTTAGTCTGTTGGAGCTTTTGAGGCAGAACCCTTAACGGTAGAGCTGTAAAGGTGTTTTAGAAGTGTCGATTATGATAGCAAGTTGGAAATGAGGCATTGTTATCAAGTGATATATTGTTTCGTTGAGATCCACGAAACATCAAGACCAACATATCCTGCATTTTCCCCGTCCTTTTCATTGTTTAATGATATATATTGGTCTTTTAAAGTGTTTTTTTCTTCTCTGACAGAAGGCTCAAGCTCTCCAGCATTATATTTTCCATTGGTTTCATGTCCAACCCAGACAAGCCTTTCTCACAGGGAAACTctccccttcaattggtatttTTCATGTAACGCAAAAATGAGAatgaatagataaaaaaatCTTAGTGCTCAAGACTATGTGGCAGATAAAGAAGGCTGAATTAAATGCAGTAAGAGTGAGGGATCGAGCAGGAAGTTATGTAGCATTTTCCTAATGATAAATAACAATCAGATAATTGAGTACAAAATTAAGGGTGGAGGCAATAAACTCATTCTGATAATTTATATATAGAATAATAGAGGCCCTGGGGAAGGAGCTTTCTAAAAAATAATGTAAGTCGTAAATGCATTACTTAGTTCCTTTTAAAAAGTAACAAATGGTTAATAAGGTTGCGATGTACAATATATTAAGCGACTGGCCACTGGGGATATGGAAAAATGAAGTGTCAAAATCTGGCTATGGACAGATGACAAGTGAAGGAGCAACTCCCCTGACTCATAGGGCATTCAAATTCAATATGAATTCCTCAGAAGTAGTTTTAACTTCTAATCATACAAGGGAATACTAAAATGACATGATCTTAATGAAGAGATCAATCACTTCATGTATACTTATAGGCTACAAGAGTCACCGAAACCAATAGTATAAagttagaaaatgaaaaataaggcAATATAAATATTAGCTTGTACTCACTCCACCTTACGTAAGCCATAAATACAATCACCTTCAATGAACTAAAACATgtttataagagcatccacaatagcgcctagcgcaccgcctagccgagcgccagcgctaggcggtgcgctaggcgatctattgcagccgcctagcggatttcgcgaaaaaaaaccgcctagcgctcggcggttccgcggcgctcGGCGGTGcgtaggcgatccgctaggcgctattgtagcgtccggatcgcctagcgcaccgcctagcgcgaatttttaaattttttttttccgaaacactatatatacgcgacttgcctgtcattttcattcgcaccacttgtattaacgagtactctctctatctaaatttctgtacaagatcaacaacggtaaatggatctcaacaacgaacctacttcagggagtagcggatctcaaactcccccgatccccgtgggaggtggatggagtcagatgcccccatccactttttttaaattattgtactttttaaaattttaatagtattattaatgtttcccgtatatgtctcgtaaattaaatttcgtatattgtgtgattgttaattatttcattttgtatatatttgttaatagtgatgtggatattatgtggctaggctatggctgagctattgctgggctatttgcttgttttgatgatgtggcagtggctaggctatggctgggctattcctattgtggatggcctaataatttagcaaaataaaaagataaaagtaGTATAATAAATGTTAAACACAATATTTACCTTCTCTATGTTCTCTTCATTCAGCTCTAGCCCTGTTTCTTCATCTGGTATTGATTCCACTGCAATCACTTCAGGGATCTTTTCCATAAGACGCCGCTCAATGCCCATTTTCATTGTCACTACGGAACTAGGACACGATCCACATGCTCcttgtaattttaatttgacGACATTTCCATCAATTTCATGCAATGCAACATTGCCCCCATCCGCAATAAGATAGGGTCGGATCTCATCCAACACACCCTCGACATTTTCTGCTGTAAGCGGCAATTCCACAGCTGAATCAGGAGTGGCAACAGCCTTTATTCCTTCATAGACATTGCACAGATTTAGGCACTGAGTACCGGCAACGCAAAGTTAATCTAATATGCAGCTTAGAAATGAAGAGTTTTATTCAAACATGGCCACAACCTAAAAAATATCCTAGCTCATGACAGAACATATTAACGGAATTATCATATCACACGGTGGAGAAGCCAACTATCTGAAAAGCAAAATTTTATCTACATTATGGTGCAATAATAGTAGTTACCAAAACATATTTGcgaatatacatatattttcgCAATAAATTACAAACTGAAGCCAATCATTAGTAATTTTATCCTCTcgataattacataaataacTATTTAGGCCTCGATTAGTTTCATATTCACAGCTCAATCAGCTCATCCTTCCGCGGCCTATTGTACAAATTGACAATAATTTACCAAACGCTTCCATACAAATTAGACAACAAATACGAACCCTAGGCTTACCTGGCCGAGGATTTGAGCGCGAGCTACGCCGCAGCAGATGTGATGAGGATGGCAGCGCCTGATCGAGTCTACTggaaaccgaaaccgaaacccGAGCGCCGAAGAAGCTCGAGACCTGCAGAAAAGCCACGATAAAACCACAATccctaaaaaaatcaaaatctggtgctaatggactccgagaagtttcgggcaggagtcgatgctggctggccgaagaagcagcgcctgaactataccggtgattacgccggcggcagcagcggcggttcccacgacctccccgaagatgcgcaggagaccccgtcccctcccgcgtttactcgccgcactcgcccggttggtcaaaggtggacgcaacgggctcgccagagGTCCGAGGAGGTCCAGTCGCCATCCCACACTGTTGGCAGTCCGACAGCTGACCTCGTCTTCTTGGctcgtcaacaaacgcgcggcTCAGATGTACAAGGTCATATCTGACTGGAAGAATGCCACTAAcgcgaggagaagagtttttttcacgcactgctcgtgagtatgcgaaCCGATTTGACTACCGCCACGACACAGGTGGGGGGCTCAGACgtgggctcagatgccgcagatttgggggtcccggatagcggcgacaacggcgaCGATGGAGACGACGGCGAGgcgtgaggcggaggcgggggctcgtgcgtggagtaggagttttttttaaattaatgtaattttttttgttaatgtacttttttaattaatgtactttttaaatttttaatattattattgaatttttccgtatatgtgtcgtaaatttaattccgtattttgtgtgattgttaattatttgtttttaataattttgtttattgtggctggACTATGGCTGGGttattgcttgtcctgatgatgtggcatgaggagttttagtgttgatgatgtggcaggaggagtttgtggctgagctattcttattggagatgctcttacgaTCATAATTTGAGAAGGGAGGGTATGCCACGTCAGCGAATATTAAAGATACGTGGagccagtggcggatccaggaatttaTATTCGGGGGTGCGAGTCATATGATAAATCATTATAtaacataccaaaaataaaaactaatactaAAAGCAATATTATGAGCACTTTTAACTCCACCAATATGTTTTATAAATCGTTCCGACTTATTCCACGACTTAAATCCTTTATTCACAAATGCATAACCTCCCGCATGTCCAACTTCATTCTTGAACAAGTAGCATACAAAACAAAATGCAACATCTTCATCCATACTATATTCAAGCCAATCTCATTTATCAAACCATGAAACCATAAACCGACAACGCGAACCTCCAACTTCTTtttgaggaaaagaaaaagttcTTGGCTGACAAGGTTTTCTAAGAATACACGCCCTCCTAATTGTATCTCGCTCATTTGGAGGATATTTCATTATATCGGTTCTTCTAATAGGATCATGATAAAGTTTTTCGATATCATAAATAAATTCTTCCTCATGTAATGGCACACTAGCATCTGAAGGAGATACAATACCAATTGAATTTGAAGCCGGAGAGCTTGAAGGTGGAGAGCTTGAAAGTGGAGTACTTGAAGCCGGAGAGCTTGAAGGTAGAGAGCTTGAAGCCGGAGAGCTTGAACTATCATGAGTTTTTCTCCTTTTGGACATAAATTGTCGAAGATCGGATTGTTTTCtcatcactttttattttatttcctgcACACGATGTCATTACaaaatttgtcaaaataaatattgaccATTCAATTCTAATGTTGTGCATTCACAACAATTATAACTAGACATAAAAAACAACTTATCATAGAAGTCAGaagatcaaatttttaaaattgaaacacAAAAATTTAGAATCCAAAACAACAATTAagctatttaaaattaaatacttgtGCATTTAATACTCTATAATCCTTAAAATAATACATAATTGAGAATTTCTCATCCACAAATAATTGGAAGCACAGCTGTTTTCAATTCACCCCAATTCCAAGACAATAAGAGAGAGTCATAAAGTGTAAAACATTATTCTATTTTGCACAAGCTGCCAAAATCCCTAAATTATTTAATGAACTAAACTTTTACACTTAAATTCCTAATCACTCACCTTTTCAACAAAGAACAAAGTGTATGATGAAAATTGAGGCGGCAAGTCACGGAAGAAGGCAAGAAACCGGAGTTGGAGAGCTGTAGTCGGCGGAAGAAGGCAAGAAGCAGAAGCAGTCGGCGGTTTTCAATTGGGGATGGCAATaggtttgttatttttattgtgttctgTAAAAAATGCTTTGAATTAAAATTGAGTTTTACCTCTTTTtgatttattaaatgtattttatttcttttccaaTATTTATTGGAGGAATAGCCAAATATGGATTAGAGGGACATTAGTTTTTGGCCGCGTAGTTTTTGGAGTAGCCAAATAGAGAgacattatacatatattattaatataaactcagaatttgtatttaaatatataatactactaaaataaataaaaaaaattgggggTACACTCGTACCCCCTTTGTCCCTACTCCCTCCGCCACTGCGTGGAGCCGCTACTATCTAGTTACCaagagagagaaataggagAGGAATAGAAAGGGGAGCTGGCTATAAGTAGGAGCAGAGAATAACAACTCGATTCATTAAAATGGTGTGTGCGCTGAGTGCTTGGGCTAGGATCGTGGATCCGTAGCATTTACCTTGGTTACTTCTATCTTGTTTATCGTTATCAATTCCTATTGTATCGTTCATTTCTTTATCCGCTGATTATCAATTCAATATCATTCGATTTCTGCATTTCATCTTCGTAAATTGTTGTTTTGGTGTGCTCTCTGGTTTTGGGGTGTATTTGATTGGTGTGCTCATCCGTTCTATCGATTTGTgtatttgattttggtttaaATTGCATCAAATCATGGAGGTAGTGATCGATTGGAGCTCTTCGTGTGGTGTCGTTTCTAATACCAGAAAAAAGGATGCAACAGCCTCTAGGGTTTGGTGGAGCCTGCAGTTGTAAAGGCgtccgcagtggtgcggatgtcccagcggaattccccgcggaattcccaaaaatacCTCCTGCCAGGTCATAAGGACTTCCTACTGCACAATGGCAGAATTCAACGAGCGGTATATATagacattacaaaaaaaatgaaataaagcgGAATTCTTGCGTCGactcccgcggaattccgcttaACGCCGCGGACCTACGACGTCCTCAGcccaattccgtatccgtggcgggcacgcctaatggcggacgtccacgaCGGAATTTCGGGACGTCCTTGGGAATTCCGCGAggaagtccgccattgcagatgctctaagcaTAGGGAGCGGAGGGAGATGTAACTGCCATGGCCACATGCATCGGAATCAATTGAATAATTTCTGgttagttttaacttttaacttTGTTCTTTTATTGACTGATTTAGAGTAaagatttaatttgatttttaagtTTGACTAAATCCAGCGTGTGCATTAAACCGGTAAGGATTGCCTAATCCACTAATCCTACTTCACTCATATTCCACCtactcacaacaaaataaaataatattataatcatGAGAAATTTAATAAGTGATAgtggattattttattttatcgtgAGTGTGAAGTAGGAATCATAGAGTCCGCTCCGACATTAAACCATTCTATAGAACTATCTAAAGTTATTTATGTTAAATCTTGATTTACTTTTGCACCTACGTCAGCACTACGCTCTTGTTGGTTGCTAATCAAACATCCTACTAGATACATCATACATATCTCGTTTGTTGCATAATTTGCATTGTAAATATCTACATATCTCGTTTGTTGCATAATTTGCATTGTAAATATCTACATATCATGATtttcaaatattataattttgcgAAACTTAACACTCCTTTCATCTCGCTATAATAACGGCCAATCCAATGGATAAGCTAAACATGCTTTAACAGAAGATATCGTAGAATATAGCATGCACCTTTTAGCACTGGCGGGGCGGTCCCGGCTTCAGGAGGGGGGCTAAATATCCTTTTGGGAGGGTCAAGCTGTAGCATgtaaatagaaaaattattcTCTCCATACCTAGAAAAATATGTGTTTTCAATTAATGATACTCATTTAGTATATTAATGTTAGTAGCCAAGTGGTTTGTGTTCTTACTCTTTTAACTAAGAACTCCATGGATCAATCCAAGCAACATTATGTTTTCTCCTaacctttctttctttattttatcaattcatattattttattactttaTAGATCtctatttttattagtttacaCATATTACACTTTGTTAtaagtattaattatttttaatatttaattccgGCCCCTTGATCCATATTCGAGTTTTGAATCCACGGCTGCCTTTTAGCCATAGCTGGCTTGGTTAGGATGAGTAAACTGGGATGGTTTTCTGTACATTTCTAAATTGAATGCCCTActctttttctgttttcttgaatAAGCTATATATAACCAAATAGGGATCTCCATTACCATACGCCCCAGTGGTATTGTCATTATTCAAGAAGCTTTTAATTCACTCCCTTTCTGGAAATAGTGCTAGAGGTCACCCTAATTGTGCAATGAGATGTACAATAAGACCTAGTTAATTAGGATAGGTACTTTTATTCTTATTAGGAGATAGATACTAGtatttgaatttttcaaaagcatAATATGTTCCTTGGCTAAAAGCATAATAATTTATGTTGTTAAAAAGGTAGAtactccattaattaatatattgtgtttgtggTCTAGAAATGTCCTGTCCTtgatcaccatcaccatcaccatcaccatcaccatcacaaAATGGTGATGTGGCATCTCATTTGCTGCCTCTTCTGTTCATAATAATCTATCTCGAATCTTCCATCTCCACATTTCATGGCTATCGTCGATTCATTAGATTGCTCTCTCTGTATATGTGGGACACGTCACCCACAATATTTTATCATGCTGCATCGCATTATTTGTTTTGAGCTGGCCACATTTTCCTATGGTGAAGGCAGCGACAAACAAATAAATGGACGACCATTATTattcatcttttttttaaagaatgaaCATTACGGAAAAAGGCATGCCATTTGAGTATTCTTCGAAATATTTATGAAATCATGAATTATAACATACAGTATCAGTGATGTATCACTAAGAGAATCTTCAATGACAGTTTTGGAATATCAAGCTATCGTTCATTTGAATCATAGCTATGACAAAATTACATATCCTCTTGACTTGAGGAGTTGAGGTGCACTTCATCCTAGTACAAAGATTTCAATTGGTTTCAATTCAAGCAACAAAGACGGGAGCCATCAAGATTCAAGATTGACACtgtaataaatgaaattaactTGTTAATTATAGGGGTATTGTTtactaaaatcataaattttagcTAAATTCTAGTGTCACAAACTTTGCATCATGTTTGTTATTTCTCATTGCCGGTCAATCACCATATTCAACTTACAtacataacttttttttattttacttgacGCAGTTAAATTGATGTAACTTTCTATGTGACTTTTTATCTTACTTGTcaagaaattaaaaagtggtctaaaatattataaatgttTCACGATTGCGTACGTAGAAtatatttttgtcaaaatatATGTTTGGATCAattttggaaaataacaaatgGAATGtaaagtttatgatattttagattaattttaaagttgatgCGAAGAATTTGCCaacgttttttttattatagtggctaatatcttttaattataagatatactgatttttaataatataggtattaatttgaaatttaaataggCTAGAGCACATTTTCAAAATGCTAAAAGGTTGGAATGTAAATTGttatatttattgtttatatTAATAAGCTTTGTTTTATGCATACTATTTTAATGTTAGACGTTGGAAGTACAGGTAGCATATGTAGGTTGAATAGATTTTAATAATGCGTAGTAACTAGTAATAATGAGAAATAAATTCCCCCACCGGATACGGGCCAATATTTATGTAAATTTGGTGGCAGAAGGCATGGATATTGTTCCTTCATGACAACAAAAAGCCATAAGTTAGTGTGTGTGTTATCAAATTCTAATTTCACTCAATAAaatttcatttcaaaataattaatttgccCAAAACTCTGATTGATTGAAGTAGCTGCACTATCCgcacatttaaaaaataataaattttaaattactactataattttacTCTATCTCTTTATTCTAAGGTGGTTGAAtcatagtatttatttttggattgttccaagataattgagtcattttatttatttattttttaacaaaagCTCTAAACAACGAGTTATTGAGCCAGACCCATTGATCATAAATTCTATAATGCCTTTTCGTTTTTATGGGATTCTTCGAGGAAGCTTCTTATAAAGTAATTTATACTACCATTTTTCTTATAAAAACAAGATGATATTTGGTACCCTTATCTCAACTTAATTGCCGAACAAAATTGTACTACGTTCTAAATTGGTCCCGAAACGActttttagtttatattttttctGCGCATGTGATCTTATTTAGtcatttttgttttaataaatGGTGTTTTCTCGATCTCTACGGTATATAATGACAATATATTTACACGGATATgcatttaaatcaaatatagtGATCTTTTTTAAGAAGTTGCAACATAGCAAACTTACAGTGTATATCGACAACTTCACGAAGGATGGAGGGCTTGAATGTTGCAGAGATAGGAACct from Salvia splendens isolate huo1 chromosome 4, SspV2, whole genome shotgun sequence encodes the following:
- the LOC121800732 gene encoding uncharacterized protein LOC121800732, whose amino-acid sequence is MSKRRKTHDSSSSPASSSLPSSSPASSTPLSSSPPSSSPASNSIGIVSPSDASVPLHEEEFIYDIEKLYHDPIRRTDIMKYPPNERDTIRRACILRKPCQPRTFSFPQKEVGGSRCRFMVSCRGGRGNRRCCRRRNHRSRASSALGFRFRFPVDSIRRCHPHHICCGVARAQILGQAVATPDSAVELPLTAENVEGVLDEIRPYLIADGGNVALHEIDGNVVKLKLQGACGSCPSSVVTMKMGIERRLMEKIPEVIAVESIPDEETGLELNEENIEKVLEEIRPYLTGAAGGDLEQVEIEEPIVKVRISGPAAAVMTVRVAVTRKLREKIPSIAAVPLLS